GCGATAATCTGCAACAAATTCAAATTTACAATTTTGTGCACCACTTAAAAATGTTCCACAAATTGGATTAATTAAAAAAAATCCTGCAAAATTTTTTGGCTCTTTTAAACATGCCAATTCGCTTTTTATGTTTTTAATTTCGCATGCATCATTTTTTGCTGCAGCAAGATGCAAGTTAAATAAAAGTTTGTTTAAATCACACCCAAAGGCTGCTTTAAACATTAAATTTATTTTTCCTCCTCCAGTTCTTGCTGCAACTTCGCAAAGTTTAATATCATGACTACTGGTCACAAAAACTTCTATATGAAATGTCGAGTGCTTATAAAAAGGAAAATTTTTAATAATTTTTTTTGCAAAATTTAATAAAGGTTCTGTTAAAGGATTATTGTTATCGAGCATTGCGCTTCCAACAGAAAGCTGATTTTGAATACTCGTTAAATCTAAATTTTTTGATAAATACTTTGAAGGCCAAGCAACCATAAGCTCAGAGTCAACTATTAAACCATCAATATGATACATTTCTGCATCAATATATTCTTCAACCATAGAATCAGAATAATATTCAGAAAAAGGAATTCTTGCCGCAAAATTTTGACTTAAACACGCTTTTAAATCTTCTTCGTTGCTAATTTTTTTTGTAAATACAGAGCCTGATGCGCTTCTTGGTTTCACAAAAATTGGTGCATTTATTTCTTGATAAAAATTAATTAAGTCTAAAGGAGTATTTAATGCGCTAAATTTGGGAGTTGCAATATTACAATTAACTGCATGCTCTTTCATTTTTACTTTGTCACGAAAATAAATTTCAAATTTTTCTTCGGCACCAAAAATATTAAGTTTTTTACGCAAACGACTTGCCCTTAAAATATCATCCTCACCAAAAGACATAATACAATCTACTTTAAAATCATTATGAATTTGTAATATTTCGTATTCTATTAAACCATTATTAATATAATTATCAAAATGCATCACTTTTTTAAAATTTTGCGAATAATTATAAAATTCGGTTTCGCTACATGTTATAGAGTGTTTATCAAGAAATAAAAAAATATTATGCTCTTTATTTGAAAGCCAATTATTAAAATCAAAGTCAAAAGGGTTATGTAATGTTAAAACTACAATATTCATTTTATATTTCCTTAAATTTTGGAATATTTTTTGCTTTTTTAATAATATTATCCTTAATAAACATAGTTATTATTAAAGATAAAGTAATAAACATAGAAAACACTAAGAAAATTTGTGATGGTAGCAAATAAAAACAAAAAATTCCTATTAATATAGGAGAAATTGCCTCAATCATCATCCGCCCAACGACCAATCGACTAGTCCAAATAGTGACTTCTTGAGAATTTTGATTAAGCTCAAAAAAAATACTTCTTTTTTGAATTCTCAATAAATTCATTGATAATCCCCATAATAAAGAAATCAAAATTAAAACAAAAACATTAGACAAATAACAAATAGCTAAACCACAAAC
This region of Spirobacillus cienkowskii genomic DNA includes:
- a CDS encoding ATP-grasp domain-containing protein gives rise to the protein MNIVVLTLHNPFDFDFNNWLSNKEHNIFLFLDKHSITCSETEFYNYSQNFKKVMHFDNYINNGLIEYEILQIHNDFKVDCIMSFGEDDILRASRLRKKLNIFGAEEKFEIYFRDKVKMKEHAVNCNIATPKFSALNTPLDLINFYQEINAPIFVKPRSASGSVFTKKISNEEDLKACLSQNFAARIPFSEYYSDSMVEEYIDAEMYHIDGLIVDSELMVAWPSKYLSKNLDLTSIQNQLSVGSAMLDNNNPLTEPLLNFAKKIIKNFPFYKHSTFHIEVFVTSSHDIKLCEVAARTGGGKINLMFKAAFGCDLNKLLFNLHLAAAKNDACEIKNIKSELACLKEPKNFAGFFLINPICGTFLSGAQNCKFEFVADYRLTAKAGQKFNGREYSGDNMGYAVCVGSNEQILNNNIRQTVDWVYSNIRYE